Within Cucurbita pepo subsp. pepo cultivar mu-cu-16 unplaced genomic scaffold, ASM280686v2 Cp4.1_scaffold000778, whole genome shotgun sequence, the genomic segment AGATCTACTAAATTCATCGATTTGTTCCAAAGAATCAAAACGGTCAAAACGGTTAATACTCATTTGGACGAGGGCTTCCAAAAACATGGGAATTCCTCGTCGGCTCTTTGTAAAATACTCATTTGGACGAAAGCTTCCAAAAACATTGTAAGCTAAACTCGTGCTGATGAATAACCAACTTGCACGCCTATGAGAAGTTGTAGTCggtcaattttgaaaaataattttaattagttattaaataaattaataatgtgacttttttataattagttattaaataaattaattattagacttttttctttattaattttaatattttttttaaggtgtaatttttagttatttattagttttttaatgGTCTAGTGATTGAATGGTACCCTGTCATGGTACTGGGcccgggttcgattcccggTCACTGTACATTCAGTTTTACGAATTGCGATGAAGAACTCCGCGCTGGATCTGATGATGTGTGGGGTCTCATCCCTATTCTCTGATACATTCCGACGACGATAGCAGCAGATCGGAGCTTGacctttcatttttgttgttttatttccGCATTCGGTATATGGATTTCTGGCATTGGGACGCTGAGAAGAGCTTGAATTCTCCCTGCATGTCGTACAAGCGTTCGGCGAATTTCCTTCTTCAATTGTTCCCAATGGCCGATGAATTCGTTCTGTATGTATTTCGTATCATTATgctaaaaaatgttttggttCATGTCTTTGATTCTTTTACCCTGCACTTGTTCATCAACTTCGGCTAATTCGCCCCACTATTAATCATAACTTCCTGCTTGCTGTGCTTTTAATCTCCAACTTGGCTTCTTAACATGTGATGTAGTTAATCGGATTCAAAAAGTTGTTTGAGTGGATCATAAGCAGAAATCATGATGCCTGCTTCCACCTTTACAAGTACTATTTTCTAATTCTTGATTCTATTGgctttttaacaaatttaggTTGGCCTTGACAAGCTTTATGAGACAGTGACAGAAGCTGAATCCCAGTTTTTCTTGACAGAAACAACGCAAACGAGTTGTGTCTATCTGTAAGAAATCGTAGAAACTGTTAGGTTGGGTCACTGATTATAGCCTCACTGGCTCCCTATATAAACGTTTCTATCCTAAATTAGCTCTGGTCCGGCCCTCCATTATTGTCCACCTTCTGaattttattctttccttgtttttttaatcatatgaTCCTTGAGAGCAGCTTGTTGTCTCCCCGACCacgaaagaagaaataaagaaactgAAACAAAAGATTTTCTTTCAGAGAATATACATACGCCATCTTTGAAACATTGGTGCAATGTCCATCTACCTAAACATACTTCCTTAGAAATAATTGAACAACCTTTTGAAGAGGCAAAGAAAATACTTTCTAGAAAGAGCAGAAATTCAACTTTAAGAAGGTTTGAGTGAGGATAATAGGTAAGCTTTGAATTGTAATTTGGAACAGATAAATACATTTAGGCCCTACCCCAAGCTGATTCTTTACTGTACGACCAAATTTTTACATTGTTAGAAGggtaaaatgtttttaatacaTAGAACATTTTGGTTAAAATTCATTTACAAACTTGGATCTAAAAATAGTGATATATCAGAtcaatatatagatatagagaGGGAGCAAGGCCTTCAATTGCCTTAAGTTTATTAGATTTGCTGTAATTTCTGTTTCTCTAAAATTCTCCTGCAAAATTTGACATATGACATTTCCAGGAATTGGAGTTCTGAAAAACCACCTTGCTTTTCTTGTccacaaacaaaccaaaaagaaaccaagaaGCAAAGTCATGTAGAAAAGGCCACATAtctcatagatttggtaataACACAAACATAATATACTGGCTACAGCTCGAGGTTGACAACCTGCTTTGATAGAAGTTTGATATTACTTATTAGCAAAAGCCACTTAAGAAGTGGAGGAAGGGAGAAAAACAAACCTACATGTGTCTTATTTTAGCAGATAGAATATACGTATTTCTAGTATTTCATTATCTGAGATGCTTTCAGATATGAAGTTCAGCCATATCAACCCAAATTTGCTCAAAAGTCTTGATGATGAGATTATGATATTCGTCAGAGTTCAGAATGAGGTAGCAAGCAAGAAGATCTTCTAAATCCTTGGAACTCCTGATGTTATTCTCAATAATCATCTCTACCATTGATTCCCTGAAGTCCTCTTGAGGGTTATGTGATGTCTTGACCATTGCAATGCTCTCCGAAAGGCAACTATTCTTGCTCTTCAGTTCACTTCTGGATGACAGACTCCTTCTTGCATGTCCCTGAATCCTTCTCCTAGCAATCCTCGGCGAATTGGCTCTCAGTTTTACACTTATCGAACTTGCAGATGACTTTCGAGCAACAAAACTGGTTTTTAGTTTCTCCACATTTCTGATGTTTTCCTCCTCCGTTTTGACATAGAGGGATTGGTTTTCTTGTATTTCTTTCCACTTGGATGAACTTCTTAAGTTGGCGGCCTTACTAGCCTTTTGTTTGATTGACATTGGCTTCCTCAATATTGGAGGAAGCTGATTCATCTCTCTGACCCAGTTGGACTCATGTAGATGTAGCTTTTCAGTTTTTCTTCCAACCAATTCATCATTCATGTCTATGATGATATCATTGTTTGAAGATCTGACCGTGCATTTGCAGGAGCTGGACCATGAGGCTACATCATCAAAGGAGTCCGAAGAAAATGTGTTGGCACCTTCTGCTTCAGAGAGACTGGATTCATAGGCCTCAGTTCCAGGGGAGCACTCtatagaagaaaatgaggaaTCTGGAGAACGAAGCAGAGTTCCAACTGAATTGGGAGAGATGTGACAAATGCAGGTAGCTGAGACGGGGTTGACAACCCTTGGGGAAGGCTTGTAAATGGTTTTCCTCCTGGATCTTCTCTTCGATGATTTTCTGGCTGGATCAGGAAAATGGGTGCCTGAGAAGTTCTGGTTAACAGGTGAGTTGTCTAATCCACGAAGTTTTGGGATGAACTCAGTGAAGTAAAATGGCTGCAAGACGTGAGGTTTCTGCTGCGACATGGTCCTAGACTTGAGATTTTTCTTGGAGCTGGATTGAGATTGAGAGGAGTTATGCTTTGATCTGTTGCTGCCCATGTCTTTGAGCTTATAAAACCAGGCATTTGGTATCATACCTGACAGCCTAAACTTGTACTTCCCCATCCCACCCAACTCTTCTCGTTCCTACTCAAGTTGCTGCTTTGCGTTCCCTTTATATGAACACAATACGTGTAGAGAGTTAAGCTGACATGAAAAACTGAAAGATTGGGTTTGGTTTGTCAGAGGCCAAGGGAAAAAGGAAACGGGCCCCGAAGAAAAGCTTGGCAACGAAAAACTATGAGAAAACTTGCATTAAGCAAATGACACATACCAAGGATATGGCCACTTGTGTCACTGTGACAGAACAGAGTGATTTCGGCTGTTTCTTTAAGCATAATTGGGTTTCAAAGCTGCATTATCATTCATTAGGATTTGGAAAATGCAAAAGCGTGGCCACCAAAATATTACCTCATTCATATTGGTGAGATTGATTTATGTTGCtgaaatttcaagaatttaCAATCTTTTCCTGTTgatcaatgaaattttggttGCTTGGTTACAAAAGCTGCAATAAACAAGAGACCATCAACCCATCTGTCTGCTGAGTGCTGTATAGCTTTCCATAATTTGATGCTTTATGCATAATGATATGTACCTTTCCTTCCCGACTGCTTGATGTACAACAGGCCCACCTGCCCAGCGCATGCTCAGAAAGATCACCAATCATGcccacaacaaaaattaacaCTCACTAATCTTCCTTTCAAAGGTGGGTGTTActgaaacaagaagaaataaCACTCAACCATACAATTCATTTACATTATGGCGTGTGAAACTTAGATCGAGTTAGTTCAGTTGGTTAAGTTTAGTCTACTGAGTCAattctttttccctttatgCTACAGTTCTACTTCAGGCTTTTAATTTGAGGGACACAACAAGGTGCTAGCTCATGCATGTGTAAAATGACAGTTGAGAGTTTCAATGGTGGCAGTGGATTTACATATCTTATTGAGAATGTGGGGATGGGAATTGCTCGTGAGTTCCGAGCAAAGGAAGCCACTGCCTGTCATGTGAACCATTGTCATTGTTTTCATAGTAATTGCaggcttctctttctttgtttctgttATAATTTCTATCAACTGACGGAACAGAACAACAATTTTCTTGTGGTGATAAATTGGCATGTTTTGTGGCGAATTTTCAGGGTCATTAATTATGGAACTGCTATGTCTACAGTTACAACGCCCGAAAAGAAGTGTCGAGGGAAGGGAATTGttgatgagtttataaataaggaatacatacgaggccttttgggaattgttgatgagtttataaataaggaatacatacgaggccttttgggcaaacaaaaaacaaagacatgagagcgtatgctcaaagtggacaatatcatacaattgtgaagattcgtgattcttaacagaGAATTGTTGGAGAGAGTCttacgttggctaatttaggtaATGATCaagagtttataagtaaggaacacatctctattggtatgaggtttTTTTGAGGAAAcgaaaagtaaagtcatgagagcttattctcaaagtagacaatatcatactatttcctcaaagtaaagtcatgagagcttattctcaaagtagacaatatcatactattgttgagggtcgtgattcttaacaaaaaGCACTTTTTGTCTTCACTTTTTATGATACCGACCATCGTTGAATACCTCATCAATGTAAAATAATCTTCTTAACTCTGCAAAAGCATGCATGAGAGTGAGGAGGCGTGCAGGTTTAAACTTTCCAAAAGCATTGATTTTTCAGTTCAATTTCAGGGGCTCTGGAGAACAGTGGTCGCTCTCGCAACATCCTGAGCGGGCAAATATGTTGAATGCAAGCATTTATGGCGGGCGGAAAATGGGCTGATGGCTAACTCATAGTGATTCCCACTTTTGTACTTGAGAACTTTGGCCAAATAGTGTGTGGAGGAGTGACTTTATATTCCCAGAAACTGCGGATCTGAATTTGATAGTGTTTGAGATTAAAAAGCAGCCTGCCCCATTTGCCTTTATGCGACGGTTCTCTTGTTCTCCGGTAATCTTTGATCTTAACAAACTCTTTATGACAATTGACcaaataatcataattagATCTTCTCTTTCTAAATGATTAGACTTACAAATTACTCCAAGGTCGTCTTGATTTCTTTAGGTTGATTTCCGTTCTAGCTTATTTTTTAGAGTTTATTTTTTCGTATGTTTGGAATGACTTTTAAGTGAAATGGGAGACATTAGCTCAATGACGACTGAAAAATATGTCTACATTGTGAGAATGAGCACTCGAGAGGTAGAGAAACTTATACATTCACCATTGGACTTCTATACGAACAACAAATGTCTGGgcatatgttcatgttcaATAAACTTTGCAATGTTAAGTTCCTAGGCATGCTTGTGTAGGACAAGATCGTTCATGATTGCTTGTGTAGGACAACGCcatgtaaataattttattttcgtttCCAATCCTCCCAAAGTAAAAATGCACTATAATCTACCGTAGAAAGACTAGGTAGTCATCAAACCTCCCTGGACACTACAAAGTGTTGTAAACTCACTTACCTACATGTTTTCATACAATTGGCATCTACGATGTTTTCaactcattttctctctcacgtTTTATAAAACTATTTCTCTCAAAACGTGAGTGACATCTACAATCCGTGAGCACGGACATACTATAGGATGGTTAACACGTTGACCTCGAAGCccaagaaaaacaacacaTGCCACATGCAAAGGGGCTGTAAGCCAGgccaaaatgaaaacaatacTCCTTCATAGGAATGAGTATTTAACTTAGAGACCCTAAACATGATCTCCAATCTTTTAACTATCAACCAACACACCTCCACCCTTGAAATTCAAGCCATGCtaacaagaaaacaaacagTTCATTACAGATTCTGAGTTTCCTAGTTATATCACAATTCTAATGTACAACGTTCGATCCACAATCTTAGTTTCACTCGTACTAATTTCATACAATCAAGTTACCAGTTAGTCCGATGTCACGGTATCATCAACTCTCTAGTTTACTTCTCGAAACATAAACCCGAGATTTTATCAACGTCTTCCCCACTCTAAATCCAGGCATGACCATAAACCCAACAGTGTAGCTACATCTCCCTTCTAACACTCCCTCATCTCCTTTGACAGATTCCATGAAGGTATCTAAGAACATGCTATCACTTCTAACCACAAAAGACTCTGCCTTTGTAGAAGCTGCAATGCCTCCTAAGATCCAAACCCATTTCGCCATTTTTGCAAATATTTGATAGAACAGTGTTCTTGGATGCTTGCCACACTGCACGAGTGTTCTATGATCCAAATTGCCAAAATATGAAGCTTCCATCACTGGATGAACAACTAAAAGGTACTTTCTCTGACAAAACTTACCAAATTCAGAGTTTGGATTCATTAACAAGAACTCTATTGGATCATCAAACTTCTTGACATCTTCGATATTCCATGGCTCATACGACATTTCGTAGAACATTCTTCTAGCTATGTAAGCTTCAAATGCATATTTCTTGTCTGATCTTTTGAAGAAAACAGCTGATTCTGCTATAGATTTTGCTGCAACATCAAGATCCCACCCTGAAGCTTTCATCAAAGCTATTAATGGTTTAGCAAAATCATGAATGGATTTGTAAGTGGCAATGAATGTTTCTTCAAAACCATTGATGGATGAAGAACTTGCTCCccttttcataattttctcaCCCAACATTTCATTCCTTGAATCCAAATCTCGAAGCTGTTGCTTCAAGCAATGAGCTTCGATGTTTTGAGCTTCCAACTTAGATTTTAACTCTTCCAATAGCTTCTCTTGATATCTAACTTTCTCCTTAAGAACATCATGTTGTAAGCTTTTGGACTCAATTGCATTGAAATGGTTCTGTTTCAATGCACGTTTGATCTTCCAGAGAGCTTCCAGCTGAGTTACAATAAGTTCATCAGCAACAATGATCTTCTTTGGCTCATAGGGTATATGAGCTTTCTGAAACTGCAAATAGGCaaatttcaaagaagaaaGTATGTCAAAAAGCTTCAAAATCTCATCACCATCGCTGTTATTGCTATCATTAGCAAACCCAAGTGGCTGAAAATGGActcctccaccaccatttCCTTCACCCTTTTGCGTGGGCTTGGTATTAGTGCCATAGAAGTCATGGCAACGGGGATTTTCAGAAGAACACAAACCCATGATTCCATTCTCAGAAGAACACAAACCCATGATTCGATTTTCAGAAGAACACAAACCCATGATTCGATTCTCAGAAGAACACAAACCCATGATTCTCAATGagtattaatttagtaaatttaCGATACCCAACAGAGTTCTTGAGTTGTAGAGATCagatatgaaccaaaatacaaaaaaaatcaacagggaaacaagaaatccaaaaagaagAGCAAGAACAATGAATCGCTTACAAAGAGGGAAGGGGAGCTGAGCAAGTCATCTTTGAAGGAGAGTAAAGGAGGCCGTTAGAAAGCGATGGCGGCGGCCAAGGGTTTCGAAGTTCAAATCTTAGGGAGGGTCGcttggatttaaaaaaatggaaaagaacaGTCAGCAGCTCCTCCCCCATTGTAGGGGTCTGCAACGGACACTCCTTGGAAGCTTGAAATTTGAGTGcccataaaataatatattataaaaatgataaattttgtaatgaattccaattgttttgaatttcatgGATGGGGATGGATGAATGTATTAGCACCATACCCCTACATCATGGGTCAATTTGTTCATTTCATAGACTGAGAACATGTTGAAGGAGGTAATTAGTTAGAGGTTGATATTTGAGTCCGTTCTCTCGAGATTGAGTGAATGATCTTATAGCCTTCCCTCGAGATTGAGTGAACAATTTCATAACCCTCCACCTATAGCCCGTTCATTAAGAATATTCTAGTGTCGTTGACGTCTAgatatttaagaaattgatGATGAGGGTGAAGATGACACTGATATAAGCACGAGCTTTGGTGAGAGGTTGTAGATAGAAAGAAGGGTCATGTGGAATAATAGcttatttgaagaaaatgatgtCGAAAATGTAGAAGAGAATAATTCACATTATAAGGCTCTTTGAGGAAGACTCGATAAATTTATAACGTACCTGTCTTGTTTTATATAGAAATTGTAACTTTTTTTCCTTGAGGTTTTTTCTAGACAGTtcgaaagaaagaaatagttCACTCTGACAATATACTTCATCTATAGACTATTCGTTTgataaaaaatgtcaaccgaTCTTCTTTGTCAATCTAAGCAtaacttaatttataaaatttatgctCCGTTCAACTAAGGtatcaaaagttcaaattccCGCCCGCCCGCCCGCCCACCCGCTCCGTGCAAGTTTCAGGTTGAATAATTGAGAAACAGATCTCATGTCAGAGTTGGCCCCAGCTGCTTCCCCTTTGCATTATTTGTCCCCTCCCCCAACCCTGTCTCTCTCATTCTTCtaactctttttccttttaatatcACTACTTACACTCATCTTTTCACCTCTATTAGCCACATTGTAAGCTTTACCATGTAATTCATTAGGGTTTACTTAGCCACCCTAACATAGTTTAACGGGCTAGGTCACAAGTTTATATGACTTTATTGTCGTAATCCCATTTGAAATGACTCGAAGTAAAACTGGGACGTTGTCCTTAAGTTTGAAAGTGTAAGATCTTGCATCGGTTGgaagaggaacgaagcattccttataagggtctggaaacctctccttaatagacacgttttaaaaaccgtgagcttgacgacgatatgtaacggatcaaagcagataatatctactaacgatggatttgggctgttacaaatgatattagagccagacaccaagcggtATATGTCAAtgaggacactggaccccCAAAAgaggtagattatgagatcccatatcggctagagaggggaacgaagcatcccttataagggtatgaaaatctcttcctaatagatgcattttaaaaactatgaagTTAataacgatacgtaatggcccaaagcggacaatatctagtagcagtggacttgggggctgttac encodes:
- the LOC111785823 gene encoding transcription repressor OFP4-like, which produces MGKYKFRLSGMIPNAWFYKLKDMGSNRSKHNSSQSQSSSKKNLKSRTMSQQKPHVLQPFYFTEFIPKLRGLDNSPVNQNFSGTHFPDPARKSSKRRSRRKTIYKPSPRVVNPVSATCICHISPNSVGTLLRSPDSSFSSIECSPGTEAYESSLSEAEGANTFSSDSFDDVASWSSSCKCTVRSSNNDIIIDMNDELVGRKTEKLHLHESNWVREMNQLPPILRKPMSIKQKASKAANLRSSSKWKEIQENQSLYVKTEEENIRNVEKLKTSFVARKSSASSISVKLRANSPRIARRRIQGHARRSLSSRSELKSKNSCLSESIAMVKTSHNPQEDFRESMVEMIIENNIRSSKDLEDLLACYLILNSDEYHNLIIKTFEQIWVDMAELHI
- the LOC111785824 gene encoding protein GRAVITROPIC IN THE LIGHT 1-like, with the translated sequence MGLCSSENRIMGLCSSENRIMGLCSSENGIMGLCSSENPRCHDFYGTNTKPTQKGEGNGGGGVHFQPLGFANDSNNSDGDEILKLFDILSSLKFAYLQFQKAHIPYEPKKIIVADELIVTQLEALWKIKRALKQNHFNAIESKSLQHDVLKEKVRYQEKLLEELKSKLEAQNIEAHCLKQQLRDLDSRNEMLGEKIMKRGASSSSINGFEETFIATYKSIHDFAKPLIALMKASGWDLDVAAKSIAESAVFFKRSDKKYAFEAYIARRMFYEMSYEPWNIEDVKKFDDPIEFLLMNPNSEFGKFCQRKYLLVVHPVMEASYFGNLDHRTLVQCGKHPRTLFYQIFAKMAKWVWILGGIAASTKAESFVVRSDSMFLDTFMESVKGDEGVLEGRCSYTVGFMVMPGFRVGKTLIKSRVYVSRSKLES